A section of the Venturia canescens isolate UGA chromosome 11, ASM1945775v1, whole genome shotgun sequence genome encodes:
- the LOC122417866 gene encoding phospholipase A2-like has protein sequence MLARRGLFVVCISLGLVAFSNGADDKELEASGAFSITADNLVTPKLSKMERAMRWFLRSNKQGTLKERYDVADEQDEPSELATGRSSSDASPKEHWHQKLNHLKGEFRAIFPGTKWCGDGNIADSETDLGKLRALDACCRAHDNCPEAIGAGKSYGRLLNDGTFTKSHCSCDREFYTCLKNSHSRTAKAIGKTYFNVLRPRCFALENPITECEKRGRAHRTRSRKCEKYRLDTSGEKKLQWFDNIDF, from the exons ATGCTGGCACGTCGAGGCTTGTTTGTGGTCTGCATCAGTCTCGGGCTCGTTGCTTTTTCGAATGGAGCTGATGACAAGGAGCTGGAGGCTTCCGGTGCATTTAGCATCACTGCAGACAATCTCGTAACGCCAAAACTATCGAAAATGGAGCGTGCGATGCGTTGGTTTTTACGCAGCAATAAGCAAGGAACGCTCAAGGAGCGCTATGACGTTGCGGATGAGCAGGACGAACCGAGCGAGCTGGCAACGGGGAGGAGTTCGAGTGACGCGTCACCGAAGGAGCACTGGCATCAGAAATTGAACCATTTGAAGGGAGAATTTCGTGCGATTTTCCCcg GAACGAAGTGGTGCGGCGACGGAAACATTGCGGACTCCGAAACCGATCTCGGTAAGCTCAGGGCACTCGACGCTTGCTGCAGGGCTCATGACAATTGTCCCGAGGCCATCGGAGCTGGAAAAAGTTACGGACGACTCCTCAACGATGGCACTTTTACCAA GTCTCATTGCTCCTGTGATCGGGAATTTTACACGTGTTTGAAAAACTCTCACAGTCGCACCGCAAAAGCTATCGGCAAAACGTACTTCAATGTTCTAAGGCCTCGATGCTTCGCTCTCGAAAATCCGATAACAGAGTGTGAGAAAAGAGGAAG AGCTCATAGAACCCGATCGAGAAAGTGCGAAAAATATCGTTTGGATACGAGCGGTGAGAAGAAATTGCAGTGGTTCGACAACATCGACTTTTAA
- the su(r) gene encoding dihydropyrimidine dehydrogenase [NADP(+)] produces MSGFLKATLSEDLPDIENLLQLNPRTKTFTNLVPSARTKITKLHWKRNPATKCGDCISLEKNFDDIKHTTLSERGALKEAARCLKCADAPCQKSCPTQLDVKSFITSISNKNYYGAAKAILSDNPLGLTCGMVCPTSDLCVGGCNLAAVEEGPINIGGLQQFATDVFKQMNIRQKRIPGQRVDHPNTKIVLIGCGPASLSCATFLARLGYDNVTIYEKEKYFGGLSSSEIPQYRLPFDVVNFETELVKDLGVKIVLGRSLSVDDLTIKSLQGDGCEVIFLGIGLPEPKKIGIFENLDEKMGFYTSKNFLPAVSLGSKAGMCPCKNGSRNLPQLHGNVIVLGAGDTAFDCATSALRCGAKKVFVVFRKGFTNVRAVPEEVELAREEKCEFVPFQSPKSVIVRDSKIVAMEFYRTEENENGDWIEDEDQIVRLKANFVISAFGSGLYDERIKLAMDPVKLNKWGLPEVNPETMETSVAGVFCGGDLAGVAQTTVESVNDGKTAAWHIHKFIQRSNASPLPDEPQLPKFHTAVDEVDLSVQVCGIKFENPFGLASAPPATTSAMIRRAFQAGWAFAVTKTYSLDKDLVTNVSPRIIKGTTSRHHYGPEQGSFLNIELISEKSEAYWCRSIVELKRDFPTKVVIASIMCSFNEEDWTTLARRAEATGADALELNLSCPHGMGESGMGLACGQDPVLVKNISKWVRGAVKIPFFVKLTPNITDIVSIAEAAYEGGANGVSAINTVQGLMGLHGDGTPWPAVGASKFTTYGGMSGNATRPQALRAISSIARKLPGFPILGIGGIDSADVALQFLHCGASALQVGSAVQNQDFTLIDDYTVGLKALLYLSSLADKKEWDGQSPPTFKHQKGKPVSLQHALGKNVPYFGEYQLMRERKTAELKSRTNPLDEVPEPVRPIADLVLPVPPLKDVIGKALPRIGAYKRLNNKEQVVALIDDDMCINCGKCYMACADSGYQAIKFDADTHIPLVTDDCTGCTLCLSVCPIIDCITMVSKTIPHVIKRGVPPSSSNGIVEVSVQ; encoded by the exons ATGTCCGGATTTTTGAAGGCGACGCTCAGCGAGGATTTGCCGGATATCGAA AATCTACTGCAACTGAATCCAAGGACGAAAACCTTCACGAATTTAGTTCCATCTGCTCGGACGAAGATTACCAAACTTCACTGGAAACGAAATCCTGCTACGAAGTGTGGG GATTGTATTTCTTTGGAGAAGAATTTCGATGACATCAAACACACGACCCTGAGCGAGCGCGGAGCTCTCAAGGAGGCCGCGCGCTGTCTCAAGTGCGCGGACGCGCCCTGTCAAAAGTCGTGCCCCACGCAGCTCGACGTCAAATCCTTCATAACTTCGATCtcgaacaaaaattattatggAGCCGCGAAGGCCATCCTCTCGGACAACCCGCTGGGCCTCACCTGTGGAATGGTTTGTCCGACGAGCGACCTCTGCGTCGGTGGATGCAACCTCGCCGCCGTCGAAGAAGGCCCTATCAATATTGGAGGGCTCCAGCAGTTTGCTACTGAC GTTTTTAAGCAAATGAACATTCGTCAGAAGAGAATTCCTGGTCAGAGGGTGGATCATCCGAACACGAAAATCGTTTTGATCGGTTGTGGGCCTGCGTCGCTTTCCTGTGCGACGTTTTTGGCTCGGCTGGGCTACGACAACGTGACGATTTacgagaaggaaaaatatttcgggGGTCTGAGTTCCTCCGAAATCCCGCAGTATCGTTTGCCCTTCGACGTCGTTAATTTCGAGACGGAGCTCGTTAAAGATCTCGGCGTGAAGATCGTGCTCGGCAGATCTTTGTCGGTCGACGATTTGACGATAAAAAGTCTCCAGGGGGACGGCTGCGAGGTCATTTTTTTGGGCATCGGACTTCCGGAGCCAAAGAAAATTGGCATTTTCGAAAATctcgacgaaaaaatgggaTTTTACACCTCGAAAAATTTCCTCCCTGCCGTTTCCCTCGGCAGCAAAGCTGGCATGTGTCCGTGCAAAAATGGCTCGAGAAATTTGCCCCAATTGCATGGGAACGTGATCGTCCTCGGCGCCGGAGACACCGCCTTCGATTGCGCCACTTCCGCTCTCCGCTGCGGCGccaaaaaagtttttgttgtattcAGGAAAGGATTTACCAACGTTCGAGCCGTCCCCGAAGAG gtGGAGTTGGCACGCGAGGAGAAATGCGAGTTCGTCCCGTTCCAATCGCCGAAGAGCGTCATTGTCCGAGACTCGAAAATAGTCGCGATGGAATTTTATCGAACTGAGGAAAACGAGAACGGCGATTGGATCGAGGACGAGGATCAAATCGTCCGCTTAAAAGCTAATTTCGTCATCTCGGCTTTCGGCTCGGGGCTTTACGACGAGCGGATAAAACTGGCGATGGATCCGGTGAAACTGAACAAATGGGGACTGCCGGAGGTCAACCCCGAGACGATGGAAACCTCGGTCGCGGGAGTCTTCTGCGGCGGCGATCTCGCCGGGGTCGCTCAAACCACCGTCGAATCGGTAAACGATGGAAAAACCGCCGCTTGGCACATCCACAAATTCATACAACGATCGAACGCTTCTCCGCTCCCGGACGAACCGCAGCTCCCGAAATTTCACACCGCCGTCGACGAAGTTGATCTCAGCGTCCAAGTCTGCGGCATCAAattcgaaaatccgtttggtCTCGCCTCCGCACCACCGGCCACTACCAGCGCCATGATTCGACGCGCTTTCCAGGCTGGATGGGCCTTTGCCGTTACGAAAACTTACAGTCTCGATAAA GATCTCGTGACGAACGTTTCGCCTCGAATAATCAAAGGCACGACCTCCCGTCATCACTACGGTCCTGAGCAGGGTAGTTTTCTCAACATCGAGCTCATTTCCGAAAAATCCGAGGCTTACTGGTGTCGCAGCATCGTCGAGTTGAAGAGAGATTTTCCGACGAAG gtCGTCATCGCCAGCATAATGTGCAGTTTCAACGAAGAAGATTGGACGACTCTGGCCAGGAGGGCTGAAGCTACTGGGGCCGATGCCTTGGAGCTGAATTTGTCGTGTCCGCACGGCATGGGCGAGTCGGGGATGGGCCTCGCGTGTGGCCAA GATCCCGTGCtggtaaaaaatatatcaaaatgGGTTCGAGGTGCCGTGAAAATACCGTTTTTCGTGAAGCTGACTCCAAACATAACGGACATCGTGAGCATAGCGGAGGCGGCGTACGAGGGTGGTGCTAACGGAGTTTCGGCGATAAACACGGTGCAAGGATTGATGGGGCTGCACGGCGACGGGACTCCTTGGCCGGCGGTCGGGGCTTCAAAATTTACGACTTACGGTGGAATGTCAGGAAACGCTACGCGCCCGCAAGCCCTGCGAGCGATTTCCTCGATCGCGAGGAAACTGCCGGGTTTCCCGATCCTCGGCATCGGCGGAATCGACTCCGCCGACGTCGCTCTCCAGTTTTTACATTGCGGAGCTTCCGCCCTGCAGGTTGGCAGCGCTGTACAGAATCAGGACTTCACTCTCATCGACGATTACACCGTCGGACTCAAGGCTCTTTTGTACCTCTCCAGTTTagccgataaaaaagaatgGGACGGACAAAGTCCTCCGACCTTCAAACACCAGAAGGGCAAACCCGTTTCCTTGCAACACGCTCTTGGAAaa AACGTTCCATACTTCGGCGAATACCAATTgatgcgagagagaaaaacggcTGAATTGAAATCCCGGACGAATCCACTGGACGAGGTTCCTGAGCCGGTGAGACCGATCGCCGATCTCGTGCTTCCTGTGCCTCCGCTCAAGGACGTTATTGGCAAAGCCTTACCCCGCATCGGCGCGTACAAACGATTGAACAACAAGGAGCAGGTCGTCGCTCTGATCGACGAC gaCATGTGCATCAATTGCGGGAAATGCTACATGGCTTGCGCCGACTCGGGATACCAAGCGATCAAATTCGACGCCGACACTCACATTCCCCTCGTCACCGACGACTGCACCGGGTGCACGCTTTGCCTCTCTGTTTGTCCAATCATCGACTGCATAAC aatgGTGTCAAAGACGATACCTCACGTGATAAAACGAGGCGTTCCACCGAGTTCTTCCAACGGTATTGTCGAAGTATCCGTCCAGTGA
- the LOC122417861 gene encoding odorant receptor Or1-like, which translates to MPWSNRRRGASTGAMDGESFVWRRLPRIEPNKNLKISLELLSYIGNWPPEGKARKLYYVYSFLYFTLVISLYLLVQMAFIVSVWGDVERTIAGSFLLMTNTGNAYKMIVVLTRQRRIRKLVKLVAGEMFSGDNERHERVVSRYTWLGIFHHATYQSLGAVSIACWALGSVVDILKAGVRRLPVESSYPYDVAVSPNFEITCAQQILGQMILCLHNIALDTLVTNFLNVACCQLEILRLNVQAIGHDGPADRASSGDNERARKQLNACVEHNKAIISFKKEIQEIFGTSILFQCFVNCAIICLAAFHITQMEVFAPAEILGTGLYLCGMTYQIFIYCWHGNELALHSERVAFAAYSGNWWKFDRRFNSTLKILMIRSQRPLFLTAGKIMIVSLETFTSILRMSYSLFTVLQSSTNDDD; encoded by the exons ATGCCCTGGTCGAACCGCCGCAGAGGCGCGTCGACCGGAGCCATGGACGGGGAGAGTTTCGTCTGGAGGAGACTGCCTCGCATAGAGCCGAAcaagaacttgaaaataagCTTGGAGCTGTTGAGTTACATCGGTAACTGGCCACCGGAAGGGAAGGCCAGAAAGCTCTACtacgtttattcgtttttgtATTTCACCCTAGTAATATCGCTTTATCTGTTGGTCCAAATGGCTTTCATCGTCTCGGTCTGGGGCGACGTCGAGCGGACGATCGCCGGTTCGTTTTTGCTCATGACGAACACCGGCAACGCCTACAAGATGATCGTAGTTTTGACGCGTCAACGAAGAATCAGGAAGCTCGTTAAGCTCGTAGCGGGCGAAATGTTCTCCGGGGATAACGAGCGGCACGAAAGAGTGGTGAGCCGGTATACGTGGCTCGGGATCTTTCACCACGCAACTTATCAGAGCCTCGGAGCGGTTTCCATCGCGTGCTGGGCCCTCGGCTCCGTCGTCGACATCCTCAAGGCCGGGGTCCGACGTCTTCCCGTCGAAAGTTCGTATCCTTACGACGTCGCAGTTTCTCCCAACTTCGAAATCACCTGCGCCCAGCAAATCCTCGGCCAGATGATCCTCTGCCTCCATAACATCGCCCTCGACACCCTCGTCACCAACTTTCTCAACGTCGCGTGCTGCCAGCTCGAAATCCTCAGACTCAACGTCCAAGCGATCGGACACGATGGACCCGCCGATCGAGCCTCTTCCGGCGACAACGAACGGGCCAGGAAGCAACTGAACGCCTGCGTCGAACACAACAAAGCTATTATATC CTTCAAGAAAGAGATCCAAGAAATCTTTGGCACTTCGATCCTCTTTCAGTGCTTCGTAAACTGCGCGATCATTTGTCTGGCCGCGTTCCATATCACGCAAATGGAAGTTTTCGCACCCGCCGAGATCCTCGGGACTGGCCTCTACCTCTGCGGAATGACttatcagatttttatttactgCTGGCACGGCAACGAATTGGCTCTTCAC AGCGAACGTGTGGCTTTTGCAGCATACTCAGGAAATTGGTGGAAATTTGACAGGAGATTTAACAGcacgttgaaaattttgatgattCGTTCTCAGAGGCCGCTCTTTTTGACAGCCGGAAAAATCATGATCGTTTCCCTCGAAACGTTCACGTCC attcttCGAATGTCTTACTCGCTTTTCACGGTTCTGCAAAGCTCGACGAACGACGACGACTGA
- the yip2 gene encoding 3-ketoacyl-CoA thiolase, mitochondrial, with translation MSVATKGIFIVAAKRTPFGKMGGMFVNKSMTDLSVIASNSALKEASLTPDKIDHVIFGNVMSLTSPDGIYLPRHVLLKCGIPLEKPALGVNRLCGSGFQSVVNGAQSIAAGESRIVLAGGAENMSQTPFVVRNIRFGTTLGQKYEFEDALWVGLADTYCGLPMGMTAEKLGAKYGITREEVDEFALRSQQLWKNANDNGHFKAEMAPVSMKIKKQDVEVAVDEHPRPETKMADLTKLKSIFQKDGLVTAGSASGVCDGAGAVILASEDAVKSEGLKPLARLVGYSTVGVDPSVMGIGPAPAIRNLLKLTGKTLNDMEIIEINEAFGAQTLACVKDLGLDMKKLNVNGGAIALGHPLGASGSRITAHIVHELRRRNAGKLAIGSACIGGGQGIAIMVEAV, from the exons ATGTCGGTCGCCACAAAag gaatttttatcgtcgctgcGAAGCGCACACCCTTCGGTAAAATGGGTGGAATGTTTGTGAACAAAAGTATGACCGATTTGTCTGTTATTGCATCGAACTCTGCCCTCAAGGAAGCTTCTCTCACTCCCGATAAAATCGATCACGTCATTTTCGGTAATGTTATGAGc TTGACGTCACCCGATGGCATTTATTTGCCACGTCACGTGCTCCTTAAATGTGGAATACCATTGGAAAAGCCAGCTCTGGGTGTGAACAGGTTGTGCGGTTCGGGTTTCCAATCGGTCGTGAACGGAGCTCAGAGCATCGCGGCTGGTGAATCGAGGATCGTGCTTGCCGGCGGAGCTGAAAATATGAGCCAGACGCCATTCGTCGTGAGAAACATTAGATTCGGCACGACTCTGGGACAAAAATACGAATTCGAGGACGCCCTTTGGGTCGGACTCGCCGACACTTACTGCGGACTTCCCATGGGCATGACGGCGGAAAAACTGGGCGCCAAATATGGAATCACTCGAGAGGAAGTCGACGAATTCGCTCTGAGGAGCCAACAGCTCTGGAAAaatg CGAACGACAATGGTCATTTCAAGGCTGAAATGGCGCCAGtttccatgaaaataaaaaagcaggACGTCGAGGTCGCCGTGGACGAGCATCCCCGACCAGAAACCAAAATGGCTGATCTGACCAAgctcaaatcgattttccagAAAGACGGACTCGTCACAGCTGGCTCAGCATCC GGCGTTTGCGACGGAGCCGGTGCAGTGATCCTCGCCAGCGAGGACGCCGTCAAATCCGAGGGCCTCAAACCCCTCGCTCGACTCGTCGGCTACAGCACCGTCGGCGTCGACCCCAGCGTCATGGGAATCGGTCCAGCCCCGGCGATAAGAAATCTCCTGAAACTCACCGGAAAAACTTTAAATGACATGGAAATAATCGAG ATAAACGAAGCCTTCGGAGCCCAGACTCTCGCGTGCGTCAAAGACCTTGGACTCGACATGAAAAAACTGAACGTAAACGGCGGTGCGATCGCCCTGGGACATCCCCTGGGTGCCTCCGGATCGAGAATCACTGCTCACATCGTCCACGAGCTCAG GAGAAGAAACGCTGGAAAGCTGGCAATCGGTTCAGCCTGCATCGGAGGTGGTCAAGGAATCGCGATTATGGTTGAGGCGGTTTAA